The genome window TACAATTTGATTGGCCACATGAAGGTTAATTGCTCTTCTATCTTTGATTTGACTGGAACAGACTCCATTTGCCAGATTAAGGTGAAAGAGTCTGTTTTGTTTGGTGTCGACCAAAGTCAGGCGGATCAGGCAATGCCAAAGTTCATGGCAAATAGAGAGCTTGCGGCTGTTGTGGTCAAGATGCCTGGTGAAAACTCAAGCCTCGACCTGCAGCAGActgatcaaaatgaaaatttgatgCACAAGGGCTCCTCACAGTACCTTCCAGAAAGTCAATGCTCCGGTAACCTGGGAGAAACCGAACACTCTAGTAGTGCTACTGTTATACTTCCTGGTGGAAACCATAGCATGCCAAACGAAGGAGTTCCTTCACCATTGATACATAGGTGGAGATCTGGTGGATCATGCGACTGTGGTGGTTGGGATGTTGGTTGTAAACTACGTATACTCACCAACAGAAGCCATTGTAGTAAGATTACAAGGACATCCAAAAGTTGCCTGATGTCAGATTGTTTTGAGCTTTTCACTCAGGTACTTTTTTAGCGTTTTAGCTGAGAATTTATCTTCGCTCTTTTGATGTCATTTATATTGGcgttttcttattttgtataTCCACCCATGCAGGGAGCAATCCAACAAGACCATCCTATCTTCAGTTTGGCACAAGTGGAAAAGGGGATGTATTCGACTGAATTCAGTTCATCAATTTCTTCATTACAAGCATTCTTCATTTGTGTCGATGTTATAAGTTGTCGGAAATCATATGATCAAGATGGCGGAAATGCTTCCGGCAAAGAATTTCACCAGGAGATCAGCAACTCCAGTAATGGATCAAAGAAGATTCACACCATTTCCCCAGGGCAAACAAATGTGAAATACACTCTAAGCCCCCCTGTTTCCCCATTTGAAAGGATGTAGCGGGCTAAAGTTCTTCAAATGGAAGAGGAGAAATCAGTGTTGGTGGAAGATCTCCTAGACAGTTTCCTGAAATTATGTTAGGCCATCATGATCTTCCATCAGCTGTAGTCACCACTAAtatcttccttttgttttgtgtgaAGATAACAATGGGGCATAAAATATACAGCTCTGAAATTCAGAGTAGGGTTTTTATAAGGCAAAAATTTACATTATCATCACATAACGACTGCAGAGTGCCTCGTACACAAGTTCTTTTGAAACAGGAAAGGTTGTGGCCTTCAGGCACAACTTCGTCCTGTGCTCCACCACGAAGTTACTTCTCTTCATCATCATGAAGTTATTGCCATTATagtatttgaaaatcaaattttgcagggcgctgaaaaaaaaaagggtgtttGGAACagttttagcttttatttttaaatgttttttaaaaatatttttggcttgaaaaaatattaaattaatatttttttaataattttgatatactaatattacaataaataaaaatttaaaaatatatattttaatatattttcaaataaaaaattaattttaataacacTCTAAACTACAATTTCAAACACTCCAAAATAGGAGTAGTTTGTGGCTAGAAAGGGAAACAAAAAGGAATGATCACCAAAGAATAGGAATCACCGCACTTAACAAAAAGGGATGAACCTCTTTGTTTACAACAGATTTTCGGCACTTACCCTCCTAAGGGTACCCTTTCAACATACACGATACATTGTAGTTTGTAAgatcataaaaacaattttcagaAGGTGAACATCTCACACTGTTTACCAGGTAGGCGGTTGAACAATGTGTTAAGATCACTGGCCCAGGGATGCTGAAGCGTCCAGCATTATAAAGACTGAACTGTGATGCAAGTGAatctaaataacaaaaaaggcaATTCATCTATTGAATGTATGGCGATGATGCTTACAGGTCAACAGGTGAGGCATGGTGAATGGAGATTAACCACTGACCATCAATCTTCTCAAAAACATTTGTGACAAATTGTGCCCCCCAACTGCTGCCTTTTGTTCTCACAAATTCTACACATGTAACATAACCTACATCTCCCCTAAAATGCACTCGAACATTTTTCAACTCAATCTCTAGTGGGAAATCATAGTTCATCCATACAAGCTCCCAGCTTTCCATAACATCGTCGTAACCTTGAATCCCACTCGCACCAGGGTGCACACAACATACATTATCCGCTTTTGCCCAAAGGGATTGCATGGCAGCCAGATCCCCCTTCCTGAAAGCATTATAAAACCGAGCATTTGCTGCCAGTACTGAAGCCTTGCTATCTTCCTGGAGTACTTTAAGGCCGTCCCTGATTTTTGCAGCTTGGGCATAATTCTCTTCTTCAATGGCAACCTGAAGCTCACGCATTAAGGTCTGCTCATCCAATACAATGCTTTCGCCACTTAACACTTCCTCTGAATCCTCACTTCTTACTTGACACGCTCTTAATGAAAATAAGCGGAAAGGCTGTGCATAGGACTCTGTGCTATACAAATATACAGTTAGAGACCTACTTCAACCTAGCACTAATTTAGACAGTAGGAATGCAGACAACTGatgaccaaaaataaatttgaaatgcagACCCGCAATACAAACTGTTCAACCATGGGCACCTCAGCAAGTAAGTTCCGATTTGAGGAGTAAATCATAGACTGTTTGATTAACTTGccagccttgattttttttttttttttcatagtgaGTAAAAATCTACTAAT of Populus trichocarpa isolate Nisqually-1 chromosome 16, P.trichocarpa_v4.1, whole genome shotgun sequence contains these proteins:
- the LOC7486541 gene encoding uncharacterized protein LOC7486541, giving the protein MALHGSTFCYKVNFIATGDFKRLQCSWTDSFKRTHNISSPSLKKNTFLAGRLHFHKKLHIGGGTQSYAQPFRLFSLRACQVRSEDSEEVLSGESIVLDEQTLMRELQVAIEEENYAQAAKIRDGLKVLQEDSKASVLAANARFYNAFRKGDLAAMQSLWAKADNVCCVHPGASGIQGYDDVMESWELVWMNYDFPLEIELKNVRVHFRGDVGYVTCVEFVRTKGSSWGAQFVTNVFEKIDGQWLISIHHASPVDL